A genomic window from bacterium includes:
- a CDS encoding DUF814 domain-containing protein: MGSPGDTGDGRRPPEPRLWRYELPGGWIVLAGRTEADNDRLSLKIARPDDWWFHVKGLSGSHVVLRVPAGEEPDRATVKAAAAVAAWHSKARGSRQVAVTGTRARYVSKPRGAKPGTVHVRREETFKVRPALPASAAP, translated from the coding sequence ATGGGATCGCCGGGCGACACCGGGGACGGCCGGCGTCCCCCCGAGCCCAGGCTCTGGCGCTACGAACTACCCGGCGGGTGGATCGTGCTCGCCGGCCGCACCGAAGCCGACAACGACCGTCTCTCCCTGAAGATCGCCCGGCCCGACGACTGGTGGTTCCACGTCAAGGGCCTGTCCGGCAGCCACGTGGTGCTGCGGGTCCCCGCCGGCGAGGAGCCCGACCGGGCGACGGTCAAGGCCGCCGCGGCGGTCGCCGCCTGGCACAGCAAGGCCCGCGGCTCGCGCCAGGTCGCCGTGACGGGGACGCGCGCCCGCTACGTATCGAAACCGCGGGGGGCCAAGCCGGGCACCGTGCACGTGCGTCGCGAGGAGACCTTCAAGGTGCGGCCCGCGCTACCCGCGTCGGCCGCACCTTGA
- a CDS encoding sulfatase produces MSTRCVCCSVRRAFLTLLAGLVVSTGCGGGGREPGSRQAILIMLDAARPDRFSAYGYARETTPRMDRLAENGLIFQNHFAQATYTRASLPTLFYSRYFAKSMFPASPSIPLTEPDDLFRVPDEQTLSLARTLSADGILTAVVSAHPWIKRGTDFADDFDELHDLANNAADGRVHPDAETMIDYAIDWLGEHLEQDYFLYIHMMDTHTPHYFDADARAYFGPEPYTGDRFEPLGNPKNVEQPLSREDRRYLDALYDGSLRYNDRELGRLFDYLAERGRLENTLIIVTADHGEHLMEVAGRYGHECDWYDAVARIPLLVYYPRKLARGGVNAPSEGVDISPTVLDLLDVPFPEGKATDGVDLVPYARGEADAKPYVMARQAIRSSQFKCIFADPDAVLLADAAPAVAGLSGRLYDVRADVLETRDLWTVRPDVVQTMLDAYRASMAPRFRRYQAAVRFTQPEVPFALGTNHARIEAEARFVKRAPRDEDCGGDVEGEPWLISEHDHKHWLMARRGAGPCRLEIAVPEGEYRLSARVMGRGRMTVEGSDEVFDIAGIDFEPGKYANLRETHIGYVTVTGDVFRARLELPPDSDCFFLRILGFSPVASDEDLAEDQALDEARIERLRSLGYVD; encoded by the coding sequence ATGAGCACGCGATGCGTTTGCTGCTCGGTCCGGCGGGCGTTCCTGACGCTCCTGGCCGGGCTCGTCGTGTCGACCGGTTGCGGCGGCGGCGGGCGGGAACCCGGCAGCCGCCAGGCCATCCTGATCATGCTGGACGCGGCGCGACCGGACCGCTTCTCGGCCTATGGCTACGCCCGCGAGACCACGCCGCGCATGGACAGGCTCGCCGAGAACGGCCTGATCTTCCAGAACCACTTCGCCCAGGCCACCTACACGCGCGCGTCCTTGCCGACGCTGTTCTACTCGCGCTACTTCGCCAAGTCCATGTTCCCCGCCAGCCCGTCCATCCCCCTGACCGAGCCCGACGACCTCTTCCGCGTACCCGACGAACAGACCCTCTCCCTGGCGCGGACCCTCTCCGCGGACGGCATCCTCACCGCCGTCGTCTCGGCGCATCCCTGGATCAAGCGGGGGACCGACTTCGCGGACGATTTCGACGAGCTGCACGACCTGGCCAACAACGCCGCCGACGGCCGCGTGCATCCCGACGCCGAGACGATGATCGACTACGCCATCGACTGGCTGGGCGAACACCTGGAGCAGGACTATTTCCTCTACATCCACATGATGGACACCCATACGCCCCACTACTTCGATGCCGACGCCCGGGCCTATTTCGGCCCCGAACCCTATACCGGCGACCGCTTCGAACCCCTGGGCAACCCCAAGAACGTCGAGCAGCCCCTGTCCCGAGAGGACAGGCGCTACCTGGACGCCCTGTACGACGGCAGCCTGCGCTACAACGACCGGGAGCTCGGCCGCCTGTTCGACTACCTGGCGGAGCGGGGACGTCTCGAGAACACGCTGATCATCGTCACCGCCGATCACGGCGAGCACCTGATGGAGGTGGCCGGCCGCTACGGCCACGAGTGCGACTGGTACGACGCGGTCGCCAGGATCCCCCTGCTCGTCTATTACCCCAGGAAACTCGCCCGGGGCGGCGTCAACGCGCCGAGCGAGGGCGTGGACATCTCGCCGACCGTGCTGGATCTGCTTGACGTGCCTTTTCCCGAGGGCAAGGCGACAGACGGCGTCGACCTCGTGCCGTACGCGAGGGGAGAGGCCGACGCCAAGCCCTACGTGATGGCCCGACAGGCCATCCGCAGCAGCCAGTTCAAGTGCATCTTCGCCGATCCGGACGCGGTCCTGCTCGCCGACGCCGCGCCGGCGGTCGCCGGCCTGTCCGGGCGGCTCTACGACGTGCGCGCCGACGTGCTGGAGACCCGCGATCTCTGGACGGTCCGACCCGACGTCGTGCAGACGATGCTGGACGCCTACCGCGCGTCGATGGCGCCCCGCTTCCGGCGGTACCAGGCGGCCGTCAGGTTCACCCAGCCCGAAGTGCCCTTCGCGCTCGGCACCAACCATGCCCGGATCGAGGCCGAAGCCCGCTTCGTCAAGCGCGCGCCGCGCGACGAGGACTGCGGCGGCGACGTCGAGGGCGAACCATGGCTGATCTCCGAACACGACCACAAGCACTGGTTGATGGCGAGGCGCGGCGCCGGGCCCTGCCGTCTCGAGATCGCCGTTCCCGAAGGAGAATATCGTCTCTCCGCGCGCGTCATGGGCCGCGGCCGGATGACCGTGGAAGGCTCGGACGAGGTCTTCGACATCGCCGGCATCGACTTCGAGCCCGGGAAGTACGCCAATCTGCGCGAGACCCACATCGGCTACGTCACCGTGACCGGCGACGTCTTCCGGGCGCGCCTGGAACTGCCCCCGGACTCGGACTGCTTCTTCCTGCGCATCCTCGGGTTCTCGCCCGTGGCGAGCGACGAGGATCTGGCCGAGGATCAGGCGCTCGACGAGGCGCGGATCGAACGCCTGCGCTCACTGGGGTACGTGGACTGA
- a CDS encoding ABC transporter ATP-binding protein: MIEVSGVTKRFGATVALDDVSFRLAQGEILGFLGPNGAGKSTAMKIITTFLAADAGTVTVDGIDVLERPLEVRGRIGYLPENNPLYVDMTVHEYLDFVGEARGLTGARLRKRRDWVVEACGIARVYHKPIIELSKGFRQRTGLAQALIHDPDILILDEPTTGLDPLQIIGIRDLIHSLARLKTIIFSTHILQEVSPITQRIVIINDGRIVADGKVDELEQRAMGSNRVYVSCRADGETAAAALRELPELESAALVSDAGGISRFELRTPFGHDATGPVGRLVNQRGWELLELHESRFSLEDTFIALTRQESGNREVHHV; the protein is encoded by the coding sequence ATGATCGAGGTAAGTGGCGTCACGAAGCGGTTCGGAGCGACCGTCGCACTCGACGACGTGTCCTTCCGCCTCGCACAAGGCGAAATCCTCGGCTTCCTGGGACCAAACGGCGCGGGCAAGAGCACGGCCATGAAGATCATCACGACCTTCCTGGCCGCCGATGCCGGCACCGTCACCGTCGATGGCATCGACGTTCTCGAGAGGCCCCTGGAAGTACGAGGGCGCATCGGCTATCTGCCGGAAAACAATCCGCTGTACGTGGACATGACCGTCCACGAATACCTGGACTTTGTGGGCGAGGCGCGCGGCCTGACCGGCGCTCGCCTGCGCAAGCGGCGCGACTGGGTGGTCGAGGCTTGCGGCATCGCCAGAGTCTACCACAAACCCATCATCGAGCTGTCCAAGGGTTTCCGACAGAGAACGGGACTGGCCCAGGCCCTGATACACGATCCCGACATCCTCATCCTGGACGAGCCCACGACGGGACTGGATCCCCTGCAGATCATCGGCATCCGCGACCTGATCCACAGCCTGGCGCGGCTGAAGACCATCATCTTCTCCACGCACATCCTGCAGGAGGTCTCGCCGATCACCCAGCGCATCGTGATCATCAACGACGGGCGCATCGTCGCCGACGGGAAGGTCGACGAGCTGGAGCAGCGCGCCATGGGCAGCAACCGCGTCTACGTGAGCTGCCGCGCCGACGGCGAAACGGCCGCCGCGGCCCTGCGGGAGCTCCCGGAGCTGGAATCGGCCGCCCTGGTCTCGGACGCCGGCGGCATCAGCAGGTTCGAGCTGCGGACGCCCTTCGGCCATGATGCCACGGGCCCGGTGGGACGCCTGGTCAACCAGCGCGGCTGGGAACTGCTGGAGCTGCACGAGTCGCGCTTCAGCCTCGAGGACACCTTCATCGCCCTGACGAGACAGGAGAGCGGGAACAGGGAGGTGCATCATGTCTAG
- a CDS encoding ABC transporter permease → MSSTGVIFRREFAAYFNSPIAYIFIIVFLILNCGLFMTPFFLAGAADMREFFNNLPLFLIFFIPAVSMRLWAEDKRSGTFELLMTLPMKSSQVMLGKYLAAMTFYVIALLGTLPILIMLLILGNPDVGAIVSGYLGALLLGGLYMSVGIFTSGLLRDQITAFILGMLACFLLFLLGMPFVSGTIDGWVSGLGTFLQNAFGLMPHYQSLQRGVLELGDLAYFLALTGVFLVLNTLWLEGRKY, encoded by the coding sequence ATGTCTAGCACGGGCGTCATCTTCCGGCGCGAGTTCGCGGCATACTTCAACAGCCCGATCGCGTACATCTTCATCATCGTGTTCCTGATCCTCAACTGCGGCCTGTTCATGACGCCGTTCTTCCTGGCCGGCGCCGCGGACATGCGCGAGTTCTTCAACAACCTGCCGCTGTTTCTGATCTTCTTCATCCCGGCCGTCTCGATGCGGCTATGGGCGGAGGACAAGCGGAGCGGCACCTTCGAGCTCCTGATGACCCTGCCCATGAAGTCGAGCCAGGTCATGCTGGGCAAGTATCTCGCCGCCATGACCTTCTACGTGATCGCCCTGCTCGGCACCTTGCCCATCCTCATCATGCTGCTGATCCTGGGCAATCCCGACGTGGGAGCGATCGTCAGCGGTTACCTGGGCGCCCTGCTGCTGGGCGGGCTGTACATGAGCGTGGGCATTTTCACCAGCGGCCTGCTCCGCGACCAGATCACCGCCTTCATCCTGGGCATGCTCGCCTGCTTCCTGCTGTTCCTGCTGGGCATGCCGTTCGTTTCGGGGACCATCGACGGCTGGGTGTCCGGGTTGGGCACCTTCCTGCAGAACGCCTTCGGCCTGATGCCCCACTACCAGTCGCTGCAACGCGGCGTGCTGGAGCTGGGCGACCTGGCCTACTTCCTGGCCTTGACCGGCGTCTTCCTCGTCCTCAACACACTGTGGCTGGAAGGGAGGAAGTACTAA
- a CDS encoding GldG family protein has product MTPKRRNFRMTFAVAVVLLLAAAVLLTGVLGNFQGVRADLTSDRLYTMSPSAKKILGELKAPVQVKFYITGAEDMPTELKTLERDVSDKLHDYSRASDGMIEYSVHNPQDDEELQTSLSSRGVRPFQVQSIEKDERSIKLIWSAMTIAYKDYPEEVLPQVLPQSLISLEYELLSRVYRLTQERQPKVALVAPLQEVDQQVAMMYLQQGMQPPEPQDIYTTATQLFEQEHYLVERIDLTAGSRIPEDADVLVVLNPVDFNERQAFEINRALSNGMNTIIAVQTHEYGYQPGMRDAYSISGIPQTSGLEKMLAGLGLTVSTDHLMDSSCQVLNVPRTQNIGGMRFQTNEPVRLPIQIQVTDTQMNPDAAISNRIGTLLYLWGSALEFDETVLAEHELARTDLFTSSAQTWTEPFAAGVMAGSLFQPEGKELSPRLPLAVEVRGRFPDAFDGAEPPAWPDAGAQDEDAGGPASADPVAPLLREEARLVLVGCAKMFDDMALQAGHNSLFLLNAVDGLVHGEDLISIRSKILTQRVIRPVSDGEKVVFRLLTVALIPVLLVVFGLMRASNRRKEAAR; this is encoded by the coding sequence ATGACCCCCAAGCGCAGAAACTTCCGCATGACCTTCGCCGTGGCCGTGGTGCTGCTGCTGGCGGCGGCCGTGCTGCTGACCGGCGTGCTGGGCAACTTCCAGGGCGTGCGCGCCGACCTGACCAGCGACCGTCTCTACACCATGTCGCCGTCGGCCAAGAAGATCCTCGGCGAGCTCAAGGCTCCGGTGCAGGTCAAGTTCTACATCACCGGCGCCGAGGACATGCCGACCGAACTGAAGACCCTCGAGCGCGACGTGTCCGACAAGCTGCACGACTACAGCCGCGCCTCGGACGGCATGATCGAGTACTCGGTCCACAACCCGCAGGACGACGAGGAGCTGCAGACCTCGCTGAGCTCGCGGGGCGTGAGGCCGTTCCAGGTGCAGTCCATCGAGAAGGACGAACGCAGCATCAAGCTAATCTGGAGCGCCATGACCATCGCCTACAAGGACTACCCCGAGGAGGTGCTGCCGCAGGTGCTACCGCAGTCGCTGATCTCGCTGGAGTACGAGCTGCTGTCGCGCGTCTACCGTCTGACGCAGGAGCGTCAGCCCAAAGTGGCCCTGGTGGCTCCCCTGCAGGAGGTCGACCAGCAGGTGGCCATGATGTACCTGCAACAGGGCATGCAGCCGCCCGAGCCCCAGGACATCTACACCACCGCCACGCAACTGTTCGAGCAGGAGCACTACTTGGTGGAGCGGATCGACCTGACCGCCGGCTCGCGCATACCCGAGGACGCCGACGTGCTCGTGGTGCTCAATCCCGTCGACTTCAACGAGCGGCAGGCCTTCGAGATCAACCGCGCGCTCAGCAACGGCATGAACACGATCATCGCCGTCCAGACGCACGAATACGGCTACCAGCCTGGCATGCGCGACGCCTACAGCATCAGCGGCATCCCACAGACCAGCGGCCTCGAGAAGATGCTGGCCGGTCTCGGCCTCACCGTCTCCACGGACCATCTCATGGATTCCAGCTGCCAGGTCCTGAACGTGCCGCGCACCCAGAACATCGGCGGCATGCGCTTCCAGACCAACGAGCCGGTGCGACTGCCCATCCAGATCCAGGTGACGGACACGCAAATGAACCCAGACGCGGCCATCAGCAATCGCATCGGCACCCTGCTGTACCTCTGGGGCTCCGCGCTGGAATTCGACGAGACCGTGCTGGCCGAACACGAACTGGCCCGCACCGACCTGTTCACAAGCAGCGCCCAGACCTGGACCGAGCCCTTCGCCGCGGGCGTCATGGCCGGCAGCCTCTTCCAGCCCGAGGGCAAGGAGCTGTCGCCTCGCCTGCCCCTGGCCGTGGAGGTGCGGGGCCGCTTCCCCGACGCCTTCGACGGCGCCGAGCCGCCCGCCTGGCCGGACGCCGGCGCACAGGATGAAGACGCCGGCGGCCCTGCGTCGGCCGATCCGGTCGCGCCGCTCTTGCGCGAGGAGGCCCGGCTGGTCCTGGTCGGCTGCGCGAAGATGTTCGACGACATGGCCCTGCAGGCCGGGCACAACTCCCTCTTCCTGCTCAACGCGGTGGACGGCCTGGTCCACGGCGAGGACCTGATCTCCATCCGTTCGAAGATCCTGACCCAGCGGGTGATACGCCCCGTGAGCGACGGCGAGAAGGTCGTCTTCCGTCTCCTGACGGTCGCGCTGATCCCCGTGCTGCTGGTCGTCTTCGGACTCATGCGCGCGAGCAACCGCAGGAAGGAGGCGGCGCGATGA